A single region of the Pan troglodytes isolate AG18354 chromosome 18, NHGRI_mPanTro3-v2.0_pri, whole genome shotgun sequence genome encodes:
- the LOC745268 gene encoding AP-3 complex subunit sigma-1-like, which translates to MIKAILIFNNHGKPRLSKFYQPYSEDTQQQIIRETFHLVSKRDENVYNFLEGGLLIGGSDNKLIYRHYAMLYFVFCVDSSESELGILDLIQIFVETLDKCFENVCELDLIFHVDKVHNILAEMVMAGMVLETNMNEIVTQIDAQNKLEKSEAGLAGALARAVSAVKNMNLPEIPRNINTGDISIKVPKLPSFK; encoded by the coding sequence ATGATCAAGGCGATCCTAATCTTCAACAACCACGGGAAGCCGCGGCTCTCCAAGTTCTACCAGCCCTACAGTGAAGATACACAACAGCAAATCATCAGGGAGACTTTCCATCTGGTATCTAAGAGAgatgaaaatgtttataatttcctAGAAGGAGGATTATTAATTGGAGGATCTGACAACAAACTGATTTATAGACATTATGCAATGTTATATTTTGTCTTCTGTGTGGATTCTTCAGAAAGTGAACTTGGCATTTTAGATCTAATTCAAATATTTGTGGAAACATTAGacaaatgttttgaaaatgtcTGTGAGCTGGATTTGATTTTCCATGTAGACAAGGTTCACAATATTCTTGCAGAAATGGTGATGGCGGGAATGGTATTGGAGACAAATATGAATGAGATTGTTACACAAATTGATGCACAAAATAAGCTGGAAAAATCTGAGGCTGGCTTAGCAGGAGCTCTAGCCCGTGCTGTATCAGCTGTAAAGAATATGAATCTTCCTGAGATCCCAAGAAATATTAACACTGGTGACATCAGTATAAAAGTGCCAAAGCTGccctcttttaaataa